Proteins from a genomic interval of Rhodococcus rhodochrous:
- the rpsH gene encoding 30S ribosomal protein S8, whose product MTMTDPIADFLTRLRNANTAYHDEVKLPSSKIKVNIAEILKREGYISDYRTEDAEVGKTLIVDLKYGPSRERSLAGVRRVSKPGLRVYAKSTNLPKVLGGLGVAIISTSSGLLTDRQAAKQGVGGEVLAYVW is encoded by the coding sequence TGACCATGACCGACCCCATCGCAGACTTCTTGACGCGTCTGCGTAACGCCAACACGGCGTACCACGACGAGGTCAAGCTCCCGTCCTCGAAGATCAAGGTGAACATCGCCGAGATCCTCAAGCGCGAGGGCTACATCTCCGACTACCGCACCGAGGACGCCGAGGTGGGCAAGACCCTCATCGTCGACCTCAAGTACGGACCTTCCCGTGAGCGCAGCCTCGCCGGCGTGCGTCGCGTGTCGAAGCCCGGCCTGCGCGTGTACGCGAAATCCACCAACCTGCCCAAGGTCCTGGGCGGCCTCGGCGTGGCGATCATCTCCACGTCCTCCGGTCTGCTCACCGATCGCCAGGCGGCCAAGCAGGGAGTGGGCGGGGAAGTCCTCGCCTACGTCTGGTAA